Proteins from a genomic interval of Rosa chinensis cultivar Old Blush chromosome 2, RchiOBHm-V2, whole genome shotgun sequence:
- the LOC112187114 gene encoding putative disease resistance protein RGA3 — protein sequence MEFATSIAENVLGRLASYASQEVSLAWGAQLELTKLNKTFSTIKLVLQDAEKKQVKNPLITRWLGDLKDVCHDVDDVLDELEFQKLRKKVLVNNSGRVKGQVRQFFSRWNPVVCNFKLGHKVKEIRERLVEIEKDKREFSLVEVAKLAQDHRAPQQVHDDRRMTTSKIKDSNVIGRDDDKKLIIKHILNDIDFSSEESVSVVSIIGLGGLGKTTLAKLVYNDSMVEKNFETKMWVCVSDNFDIQTLIRGIINAANGPKCENESLDLMERKLQDTLRGKKILLVLDDIWDTESIGITTEKWIDLKTLLNVGANGSKIIITTRNKAVALLVSPLYMHPLEGLSHKDCMSLFIQRAFKRGEEQRYQHLIEIGEDIVKKCGGVPLAVATVGSMLYLNTEQHHWLRVRDDDMWSIGNGSILPALRLSYDALPQHLKPCFAFCSLFPKDYEFNSGFLVPLWIAQGYLKTCKKNEVLEQMGVDYIREFCSRSLFQVEVDLKTAMSFKIHDLVHDLAISVAQIEYSTVNFRPSSALEMVRHVSISNKDLLGEEAQVPDFMLKSNKLRTFLIPEDGQMNQRFVKTCVSRFKYMRVLDLSGSPLEELPSSIGSLFHLRFLNLFSNRKIKRLPNSISKLLNLQSLSLGGCDALEEIPKDIWNLINLRSLTITTQQTYLPKGIRRLTLLQILFFYHCVNLKSLGEEIQFLNNLRNLPIIGCNNLECLPPNMKHMTALDTFGVYACEKLQEMMRSGEGPQGLRSFTIEESSLEALPPWLEDSADTLQSIAIGNCHNLTALPELINFTFLEQLYIVGCSKLSGLPQGLHCLTELRGLKIEGCPELSKSCKRQLKGEEWSNMARQAKITLDSDDEEDEDEGTPMMD from the coding sequence ATGGAGTTTGCCACCAGCATTGCAGAGAACGTCTTGGGTAGGCTAGCTTCCTATGCTTCCCAAGAGGTCTCCTTGGCATGGGGTGCCCAACTTGAGCTCACCAAGCTCAACAAGACCTTCTCTACCATCAAACTAGTGCTTCAGGATGCAGAGAAGAAGCAAGTGAAGAATCCCCTAATCACTCGTTGGTTGGGAGATCTCAAAGATGTTTGCCATGACGTTGACGATGTCCTTGACGAACTAGAGTTCCAGAAGCTGCGGAAGAAAGTTCTGGTCAACAACAGTGGGAGAGTCAAAGGACAGGTACGCCAATTTTTTTCGCGTTGGAATCCAGTTGTGTGTAACTTCAAGCTGGGACATAAAGTGAAAGAAATTAGAGAACGACTAGTTGAAATTGAAAAAGataagagagagttttctcttgTTGAAGTTGCTAAGCTAGCCCAAGATCATCGTGCACCCCAACAAGTGCACGATGATAGGAGGATGACTACCTCTAAAATTAAGGATTCAAATGTTATTGGAAGAGATGATGATAAAAAACTGATTATCAAGCATATCTTGAATGACATTGATTTCTCCAGTGAGGAGAGTGTTTCTGTTGTTTCCATAATTGGGCTAGGAGGGTTGGGGAAAACAACACTTGCTAAATTGGTGTATAATGATAGCATGGTAGAAAAAAATTTTGAGACAAAGATGTGGGTATGTGTCTCAGACAACTTTGATATTCAAACATTAATTCGAGGTATTATTAATGCTGCAAATGGACCAAAATGTGAGAATGAAAGTTTGGATCTTATGGAAAGAAAGTTGCAAGATACTCTTAGGGGTAAAAAAATTTTATTGGTGTTGGATGATATCTGGGATACAGAGTCAATTGGAATAACAACTGAAAAATGGATTGATTTAAAAACTTTGTTAAATGTGGGAGCTAATGGAAGCAAAATCATCATAACAACACGAAATAAAGCAGTTGCTTTACTTGTGAGTCCCTTATACATGCATCCTCTAGAAGGTCTTTCCCACAAAGATTGCATGTCCTTGTTCATCCAAAGGGCATTTAAAAGAGGAGAGGAGCAGCGCTATCAACATTTGATAGAAATTGGAGAGGATATTGTGAAGAAGTGTGGAGGAGTTCCTTTAGCGGTAGCTACTGTAGGGAGCATGCTCTATTTGAATACAGAGCAACACCATTGGTTGCGTGTCAGAGATGATGACATGTGGAGTATAGGGAATGGCAGTATTCTACCTGCACTCAGATTGAGCTATGATGCATTGCCACAACACTTGAAACCGTGTTTTGCATTTTGTTCACTTTTCCCAAAGGATTATGAATTCAACAGTGGCTTCTTGGTTCCACTATGGATAGCACAAGGATACCTCAAAACATGCAAGAAAAATGAAGTTTTGGAACAGATGGGTGTAGATTATATAAGGGAGTTTTGCTCTAGATCTTTGTTTCAAGTCGAGGTGGATCTCAAAACAGCCATGAGTTTTAAAATACATGATCTCGTTCATGATTTAGCAATTTCAGTGGCACAAATAGAGTACTCCACAGTCAATTTCCGCCCCTCTAGTGCTTTGGAAATGGTTCGACATGTGTCAATATCCAATAAAGACTTGCTTGGAGAAGAGGCACAAGTTCCCGATTTCATGCTCAAGTCAAACAAATTACGAACCTTTCTAATTCCTGAAGATGGCCAGATGAATCAACGTTTTGTGAAGACATGCGTCTCGAGATTTAAATATATGCGGGTGCTAGATCTCAGTGGGTCGCCTCTTGAGGAGCTACCAAGTTCCATCGgtagtttgtttcatttgagaTTTCTCAACTTGTTTTCTAATAGGAAGATAAAAAGGCTTCCCAATTCTATCAGTAAGCTGCTGAATTTGCAGAGCTTGTCCCTTGGGGGTTGTGACGCACTTGAGGAGATACCCAAAGACATATGGAACCTGATCAACCTACGGAGCTTGACGATAACAACACAGCAGACATATTTGCCAAAAGGAATTAGACGCCTCACCttacttcaaattttatttttttatcattgtGTCAATCTTAAATCTTTGGGCGAAGAGATCCAATTCCTCAACAACCTTCGCAATTTGCCGATTATCGGTTGTAATAATTTGGAATGCTTGCCACCAAATATGAAACACATGACCGCTTTAGATACTTTCGGTGTCTATGCTTGCGAGAAGCTTCAGGAGATGATGAGATCAGGAGAAGGTCCTCAAGGTCTTCGATCATTCACGATCGAGGAATCAAGTTTGGAGGCTTTGCCCCCTTGGCTTGAAGATTCTGCAGACACTCTACAGAGCATAGCAATTGGTAACTGTCATAATCTCACGGCACTTCCGGAGTTGATAAACTTCACATTCCTCGAGCAACTATACATTGTCGGATGCTCCAAATTGTCGGGTTTGCCGCAAGGGTTGCATTGCCTTACTGAGTTGAGAGGATTGAAGATTGAAGGGTGTCCTGAATTGAGCAAAAGCTGCAAAAGGCAATTAAAAGGTGAGGAGTGGTCAAACATGGCACGTCAGGCGAAGATTACACTCgactctgatgatgaagaagacgaagatgaaGGTACACCAATGATggactga